A window from Solea senegalensis isolate Sse05_10M linkage group LG15, IFAPA_SoseM_1, whole genome shotgun sequence encodes these proteins:
- the btbd3b gene encoding BTB/POZ domain-containing protein 3 → MVDAKGRNMKCLTFFLMLPESVKSKSSKSSKKGNASGSSKLPPVCYEIITLRSKKKKKMAADIFPTKKPASTTTVQQYQQQNINNNNTIQNCNWQGLYSTIRERNSVMFNNELMADVHFVVGQTGRTQRLPGHRYVLAVGSSVFHAMFYGELAENKDEINIPDVEPAAFLAMLKYIYCDEIDLSADTVLATLYAAKKYIVPHLARACVNFLETSLSAKNACVLLSQSCLFEEPELTQRCWEVIDAQAELALRSEGFCDIDAQTLESILQRETLNAKEIVVFEAVLSWAEAECQRQELTSSTDNKRKVLGKAMYLIRIPTMDLDDFANGAAQSGVLTLNETNDIFLWYTAAKKPDLQFVSQPRKGLASQRCHRFQSCAYRSNQWRYRGRCDSIQFAVDKRIFIAGFGLYGSSCGSAEYNAKIELKRQGVLLGQNLNKYFSDGSSNTFPVWFEYPVQIEPDTFYTASVVLDGNELSYFGQEGMTEVQSGKVTFQFQCSSDSTNGTGVQGGQIPELIFYA, encoded by the exons ATGGTCGATGCCAAGGGAAGGAACATGAAATGTCTGACTTTCTTCTTAATGCTTCCGGAGTCGGTAAAAAGCAAGTCAAGTAAAAGCTCCAAGAAAGGGAATGCCAGTGGCAGCTCCAAGCTGCCTCCTGTCTGTTATGAGATAATCACTCTGaggagcaagaagaagaagaagatggcaGCAGATATCTTTCCCACCAAAAAGCCGGCGTCCACCACTACAGTGCAACAGTACCAGCAGcagaacatcaacaacaacaacaccattcAGAACTgcaactggcagggactgtacTCCACTATAAGAGAAAG AAATTCAGTGATGTTCAACAATGAGCTGATGGCAGATGTTCACTTTGTGGTGGGTCAGACTGGAAGAACCCAGCGGTTGCCGGGACACAGA TATGTTTTGGCTGTGGGCAGTTCGGTTTTTCATGCCATGTTTTATGGCGAACTGGCCGAAAACAAGGACGAAATCAACATTCCAGATGTGGAACCAGCAGCATTTCTGGCAATGTTGAA GTATATTTACTGTGACGAGATTGACTTGAGTGCTGACACAGTGTTGGCCACTCTTTACGCTGCCAAGAAGTACATTGTCCCTCACCTGGCACGTGCCTGTGTCAACTTCCTGGAGACCAGCCTGAGTGCCAAGAATGCCTGTGTGTTACTCTCCCAGAGCTGCCTATTCGAGGAGCCGGAGCTGACACAGCGCTGCTGGGAAGTGATTGATGCTCAGGCAGAGCTGGCGTTACGCTCGGAGGGCTTCTGTGACATCGACGCCCAGACCCTGGAGAGTATCCTACAGCGAGAGACACTCAACGCTAAAGAGATAGTGGTTTTTGAGGCCGTGCTTAGCTGGGCCGAAGCCGAGTGCCAGAGACAGGAGCTCACCTCTTCAACTGATAACAAGCGCAAGGTTTTGGGCAAAGCAATGTACCTGATACGCATCCCTACAATGGATCTGGATGATTTTGCCAATGGAGCAGCCCAGTCGGGTGTGTTGACACTTAACGAGACAAACGACATCTTCCTGTGGTACACAGCAGCCAAAAAGCCTGACCTGCAGTTTGTCAGCCAGCCCAGGAAGGGCCTGGCATCCCAGCGCTGCCACAGGTTCCAGTCCTGTGCCTATAGAAGTAATCAATGGCGTTACCGGGGACGCTGTGACAGCATACAGTTTGCAGTAGATAAAAGAATTTTCATAGCTGGGTTTGGACTGTATGGATCTAGCTGTGGCTCAGCAGAGTATAATGCCAAAATTGAGTTGAAACGTCAAGGAGTACTTCTGGGACAAAACCTCAACAAATACTTCTCTGATGGTTCCAGCAACACCTTCCCGGTGTGGTTTGAGTATCCCGTCCAGATCGAGCCTGATACGTTCTACACTGCCAGTGTGGTCCTGGATGGAAACGAGCTCAGCTACTTTGGACAGGAAGGGATGACAGAGGTGCAGAGTGGGAAAGTAACATTTCAGTTCCAGTGCTCCTCAGACAGCACGAATGGCACGGGGGTGCAGGGGGGGCAGATTCCTGAGCTCATCTTCTATGCTTGA